The following proteins come from a genomic window of Nicotiana tomentosiformis chromosome 12, ASM39032v3, whole genome shotgun sequence:
- the LOC138902835 gene encoding uncharacterized protein produces MPKWSPKINHLAYADDTIIFLSSDATSLRLIMKVLHSYEIASRQLVNKTKSAVYMHHLSDLEVVEKVETITGIGRQDFPFIYLGCPIFYTTSKMDYYQGLMSKVLDKLESWKGKLLSIGGREVLIPNVLQSMPIHLPSAVNPPNYVINKLHKIFAKFFLSSSIGGSRRHWTSWNTLCMPYEEGGIGFRSLHDVSKALFCIAVDGPTLHQAITKCWNAQVLPRIKPIMQALPSCIVWELWKRRNSLKYGEIVSVIMDLYQISTSLQALIQMRKPGMRVPHKCIELLHMFENYTPRLKFDKVKWELPMEGWIKVNTYGASRGNPERSSIGFCVRGEKGDLIYAAVREIAEESNNEVEAVAILEALRLCKAKNHAQIWLQTDSLLMKNIVEGSWKPPWYITECVEEIRRLMDEVEIRVTHIFREGNKLADHLASYALDV; encoded by the exons ATGCCTAAATGGAGTCCAAAGATAAACCACCTTGCTTATGCTGATGACACAATTATTTTCTTATCCTCTGATGCAACTTCATTAAGGTTGATAATGAAGGTTTTACACTCATACGAGATTGCATCTAGGCAACTTGTAAACAAAACTAAATCTGCTGTATATATGCATCACTTGTCTGACTTAGAGGTAGTTGAAAAAGTTGAGACAATCACTGGTATTGGAAGGCAGGATTTTCCATTTATATACCTTGGTTGTCCCATCTTTTATACTACAAGTAAAATGGACTACTATCAAGGATTGATGTCTAAGGTTCTTGACAAGTTGGAGAGTTGGAAAGGTAAACTCCTCTCTATTGGTGGAAGGGAGGTTTTGATACCTAATGTACTACAGAGTATGCCCATTCATTTACCGTCTGCTGTCAATCCTCCCAACTATGTGATCAATAAACTTCACAAGATTTTTGCCAAATTCTTCTTGAGCAGTTCTATAGGTGGTAGCAGAAGACACTGGACATCATGGAATACATTGTGTATGCCATATGAAGAAGGAGGGATTGGATTTAGGTCACTACATGATGTGTCAAAGGCACTCTTCT GTATTGCTGTGGATGGACCGACCTTGCATCAAGCAATAACCAAGTGTTGGAATGCACAAGTATTGCCAAGAATCAAGCCAATTATGCAGGCTTTACCATCTTGTATTGTATGGGAGTTATGGAAGAGAAGAAACAGTTTAAAATATGGAGAGATTGTATCTGTTATCATGGATTTATACCAAATATCAACAAGCCTTCAAGCACTAATTCAAATGAGGAAGCCAGGTATGAGAGTACCTCATAAGTGCATTGAGTTACTGCACATGTTTGAGAACTATACTCCAAGGTTGAAGTTTGATAAGGTTAAATGGGAATTACCTATGGAGGGGTGGATAAAAGTTAATACTTATGGTGCCTCGAGAGGTAATCCAGAGAGAAGCTCGATTGGTTTTTGTGTGAGGGGTGAGAAAGGTGATCTAATCTATGCTGCTGTGAGGGAGATTgcagaagaatcaaataatgaaGTAGAGGCAGTAGCTATTCTGGAGGCCTTAAGGTTGTGTAAAGCAAAGAATCATGCACAAATCTGGCTCCAAACTGATTCACTCCTCATGAAGAACATAGTTGAGGGAAGCTGGAAGCCACCATGGTATATTACTGAATGTGTGGAGGAGATTAGGAGATTGATGGATGAAGTTGAAATAAGGGTGACACATATATTTAGGGAGGGGAACAAATTGGCTGATCATCTAGCTAGCTATGCTCTTGATGTTTGA